The genomic stretch CCACCATGACCGCAAGCACCACCCGTCGTACGACCGCCACGCGCTCTCGGCTGGCAGCGGTCGCCTCGATCGCGGTCGCAGGCGCCCTGATTCTCACCGGCTGCGGTGACCAGACCAAGGACAACGGCTCCGACAGCAGCGAGACCAGCGCGGCGCCGCTGGCCGACAAGCTGCCCCAGGCCATCCGCGACAAGGGTGTGATCCGCGTCGGATCGGACATCGCGTACGCGCCCGTCGAGTTCAAGGACGACTCCGGCAAGACCGCCGGCATCGACCCGGACCTCGCCGCGGCCATGGGCAAGCAGCTCGGCGTAAAGTTCGAGTTCCAGAACGCCACGTTCGACACCCTCATCGGTGGTCTGGCGTCCAAGCGCTACGACATCGCGATGTCGGCCATGACCGACACCAAGGACCGCCAGGAGGGCATCGACGGCGACACCGGCAAGAAGGTCGGCGAGGGCGTCGACTTCGTCGACTACTTCACCGCGGGTGTCTCCCTCTACACCAACAAGGGCGACGCGCAGGGCATCAGCACCTGGGACGACCTGTGCGGCAAGACGATGGCCGTCCAGCGCAACACCTTCTCCCACGACCTCGCCAAGGACCAGGCGGAGAAGTGCAAGAAGGACGGCAAGGGCACCCTCAAGATCGAGGACTTCGCCACGAACCCCGAGGCCGAGACCCGGATGCGGTCCAAGGGCGCGGACGTCGTCTCCGCCGACTTCCCGATCGCCGCGTACTCCGTGAAGAACGCCGGCGGCGGCAAGTACTTCGAGATCGTCGGCGACCAGGTCGAGGCGGGCCCGTACGGCATCGCCGTCGCCAAGGACAACACGGAGCTGCGCGACGCGCTCCAGGCCGCCGTCCAGGCGATCATCGACAACGGTGAGTACAAGAAGATCATCGAGAAGTGGGGTGTCGCGGACGGCGCGATCACCGAGGCCAAGATCAACGGCGGTTCCTGAACCGGCACCGTTCGACTCGGCTCTGAAAGGCACCACCCGTGACTGTTGACGTCAACAAGACGGACGGTCCCGACGCGACGCCCCCCGCCGGGCCGGAGGCCATCAAGGCCATCCCGGTCCGGCACCCGGGGCGGTACGTTTCGGCGGTCGTCGCCATCGCGCTGCTGGGCGCGGTCGTCTACGCCTTCGCGCAAGGCAACATCAACTGGGGCGCGATCCCCGACTACTTCTTCGACGACCGCATCCTGCACGGCGTCTGGAACACCCTGCTGCTCACCGTTCTCTCGATGGTGATCGGCATCGCGGGCGGCATCCTGCTCGCGGTGATGCGCCTGTCGAAGAACCCCGTGACCTCGTCGATCGCGTGGTTCTACGTCTGGTTCTTCCGCGGCACCCCGGTCCTGGTCCAGCTCTTCGTCTGGTTCAACCTGGGTCTGGTCTTCGAGTACATCAACCTGGGCCCGATCTACAAGGACTACTGGTCGTCCTTCATGACGCCGCTGCTGACGGCGCTGCTGGGCCTGGGCCTGAACGAAGCCGCGTACATGGCGGAGATCTGCCGCGCCGGTCTGGTCTCGGTCGACGAGGGGCAGACCGAGGCGTCGCACGCCCTGGGCATGAGCCACGCCAAGACGCTCCGCCGGATCGTCATCCCGCAGGCGATGCGAGTGATCGTGCCGCCGACGGGCAACGAGGTCATCAACATGCTGAAGACGACCTCGCTCGTCTCGGCGGTGCAGTTCGCGGACCTCTTCAAGGAGGCCCAGGACATCGGTCAGAACGCGGGCTCTACGGTGGAGATGTACTTCCTCGCCGCCGCCTGGTACCTGATCATGACCTCGATCCTGAGCGTCGGCCA from Streptomyces davaonensis JCM 4913 encodes the following:
- a CDS encoding ABC transporter substrate-binding protein, whose amino-acid sequence is MTASTTRRTTATRSRLAAVASIAVAGALILTGCGDQTKDNGSDSSETSAAPLADKLPQAIRDKGVIRVGSDIAYAPVEFKDDSGKTAGIDPDLAAAMGKQLGVKFEFQNATFDTLIGGLASKRYDIAMSAMTDTKDRQEGIDGDTGKKVGEGVDFVDYFTAGVSLYTNKGDAQGISTWDDLCGKTMAVQRNTFSHDLAKDQAEKCKKDGKGTLKIEDFATNPEAETRMRSKGADVVSADFPIAAYSVKNAGGGKYFEIVGDQVEAGPYGIAVAKDNTELRDALQAAVQAIIDNGEYKKIIEKWGVADGAITEAKINGGS
- a CDS encoding amino acid ABC transporter permease — translated: MTVDVNKTDGPDATPPAGPEAIKAIPVRHPGRYVSAVVAIALLGAVVYAFAQGNINWGAIPDYFFDDRILHGVWNTLLLTVLSMVIGIAGGILLAVMRLSKNPVTSSIAWFYVWFFRGTPVLVQLFVWFNLGLVFEYINLGPIYKDYWSSFMTPLLTALLGLGLNEAAYMAEICRAGLVSVDEGQTEASHALGMSHAKTLRRIVIPQAMRVIVPPTGNEVINMLKTTSLVSAVQFADLFKEAQDIGQNAGSTVEMYFLAAAWYLIMTSILSVGQYYVERYYARGSSRSLPPTPLQRLKAVVLPTRRPKGVTA